In Gossypium hirsutum isolate 1008001.06 chromosome D01, Gossypium_hirsutum_v2.1, whole genome shotgun sequence, the genomic window cttttttgtgtttgGTTCATGTCGCTCTAGAGCAAACTCAACTAATaaattaaactttttataatcaattaaacttttattattttaattaataaaaatttatcaaatataaagattgaagataacaaataaaaagaataacAACTAACTAATAAAAGATAAGTTTAtcgttttattcaaaaaaaacgATGGTTAAAAGATGGATTAGAGTACAAGTAAGCATCAATCATCcttaaaaaaacactaaaatctGTTTGATTGACAGAATTGATTTTctggaaaatcatttccaacttttccagcgttaGATTGACgaaaaacattttccatttggaaaatgaactccaaaacaagggaaaatgggttatattttagggaaaatgtcttaccctttcaatttccgtaagacattttccgtgctctcctctctatcgcctcattcattccttccttcatttccggtagaaaactgcttctgtttatcgatttccagtaacttatttttttaattattcaatacttatttttttaacacaattacaaataatttatttgatattagttttttttcaatttataacaattaatattgtagcttaataattgagtattattataaataaatcattgcaatatatgtaaaaacaatttaaaatataaaaatttattaatatatattaatatatgtaaaaataacttttccggaaaatattttcaagaaatctgccaaacagcagaaaatattttctagtaaattattttatagaaaagtaaaatattttccagaaattattttacggaaaacattttactgacaatcaaacagaccctaaatatTAATTAGGATTAGATGAAGAGTTGTTGGAACGCAGCGTTTTAGTTTGTCGGATTGTGATGCTTGAGAGTTGAAACTCATAAGCACTGCCTTTGCAATGAAAATGAGAGGGGTTTAGTCTGTGGATTTGATGAAGTGCAGTTCCATGTGGCCGACAACCCTAACACTTTCTTACCCTTCTCCCATCTCCCTAAAATATCGATTCCATAAAAGCTTCAACCTCAGCCTAAGAGCCTCGCTCTTTAACTATCCTCTTGCAAGCAGAATCTTCGTTAGAAGTAAACTCCCCTCTCTCTCTTTGTTTACTATCACTGTTTTTACTTGTAATTTTCATATTAATAACTATCTCTTCAAATgggttttcttttcaatttatatgCCATCGGGAATAGACCTCTTTAGTCTTCGAAAACACTTTCCCTGATCGTTAATTTTACTACAGTTGACAGTGTTCTAAGGGTTTAGACTCGAGAGAGTGCTATTGGTATGCTTGAAAAAGCTATAAAGTAACTTCATTTGTTAAGTTCTCCTTGTGCTAAGAGATAAATCGATTcttgattttttgaattttgcaaTTTGAGAAATGCACTGCAAGGTATTGATTTTATTTGTTCCTCTGATGATGAAATCTGTGCAAAATGGTTAGGAATAAAAGTGGTTCAACAGGGGAAAACCCTTGTGATTTTGCTCTTGCTTACTACTTTGTATCACTCATAGATCACTGTCTTTAAGAGATATACATGAACAGTGAAGGATGGCCGGTCCTGTATTGATGACTGCTGAAGaatgtatatattaaaatgaaaagcaTTGATATTATCTTGGAAAGCATGTCTTGCTTTGTGTTTTGGTAGTCATATGCATCAATCTCCATGCTTTGACTAGAAGAGGTTCCTTTAGTATGTGAGTTCTATTGATACCGTAACCTATGGGACCATGATATGTTCAACGCCATAACAAATTTAAGAAACACTGTTGACAAGTATGTAGACCCGACAAGTATGCAGACCAAGCTGTAACTGTGATTACTATTTCGGCTGCCTCATATTTTAAAGGAAAAAGGTTTCGTTTTCTATCCATTAATTTAAAGAGACTAAAGGagtttttctattaatttaaagTAGGCCAAAAGTCGGAAGCTGATTTTTTACCCCATGTTCAAAACATGTTGAACAATCATATCCCTAAAGAGCTTAGTATGGATTTATCTATGGTGATGCAATGCATTATTGAGAAGGGAAATTGAAGCAAAACCATCAATAGTCTTAAAATTTGTGTTTTACTCCTAGCTTCATTTCGGTCAAATCAGATTGATTTGATGCTATAACAAGCAAGATAACTTATATGAATTTCTCCATCAGATATTCTTTGATCTAGTATTTTAGAGCtgtgttcttttcttttttctttccctcaTTTTTATCTTGGCATCTTTTGGGTGTATTTTGCTGCAGATTTGCCATATTCTACCAAAGAAAGCAGTTTGCAGAaggaatttgaaaattttggccaAATAGCTGAAGGTGATTGGGACATCTTTTGTAACAAAGAAGTGAATGGATGATATGTTTCATCTTAAATGTTATTTAAGCTTCAAAGTCTAGTAACTATACTCTTATCTATAACAGTTAGTATTGCCAAGGATGACTTCACAAAAAGATCAAAAGGATATGCATTTATTCAATATACTTCTCAGAATGATGCCTTGCTGGCTGTAGAGAACATGGATCAACAGGTTCTATATTGCCTTTCTTTCTTTACTTCCAACTTATTCCTATATTGTAGTAGTGAAATATGACCCAATATTTGTATATTAAACTTAGCATTGGTTCTTTCATCCCATTGAGTGAAGCAGAATTCCACCGTTTACAACTTTTATTTCATCGAAGTTACTTTTATCAACCGAGCTTGAGAACTCTGGTGGAATTCAATCTTTTCAACTTTGGTATGCAGGCAATATTTCTACATCGGTTTTAATATGGATTCTATATGTTTATCAGGTATTTGATGGCAGGATGATATACGTCGAAATAGCGAAACCTGGGAAAGACAGGTTCAGAGGATATCCTAAAACATCAGGACCTCCAACTACTAAGCAGCAGTTACAACAATCGAATGATGTGGCAGATTGCTGGTACTAGTGGCATCCATCTCAAACAAATGAAAATATAGGTCAAATTATGCTTTTAGTCCTTGTACTAAGTATTGTGTGTTGACTTGATGGCTAGGATGTTCATTGCCCTAGGTGTGACCTGGGTTAAAGTCGCACTAGTTGCGTTGCTGTTAAGACTTTGCTTTCttcttgtaattcaccaaaaaacaATTGAGAATCAAATTGAAGAGCGTGAATTAAATCTACAACTTAACATATATCGTATAAGTAgaatttaattaccatttaaactCAATATTTTAAAGCATCAAACCAACATCAAATTGGAGAAGCAGGGAGGCCATCTTTATTGAGAATGTTAGCAAAAAGAGATGGGATTGATTCACCTAGacttgtccatgggccgggccgggcccagaaaaaattttCGGCCCTCCTCTTAGGCCCGGCTcaggaaaaaaataataagtttgagcccggcccggcctggcccgatttttaataaacacaaaaaaatatattttaaaaataaaaaataaaaataaaaatatttttaaagtattttaaaattaaaaaataaaaataaaaaatatatatttattatattcgggccgggctcgggccaaaaaagttgagcccgagcccggcccattttttaaattgGCCTCgttttttttgcccaagctcatattttgagcttatatttttacccgaaccttCCCATATTTAGGGCGGGTTGTCGGGCCGGGCGGCCATGGACAGGTCTAGATTCACCCAATTTTATTACACGCATCTCCTTCTTGTATTGAGTGGCCACTCAATCTGCTAGCCAATTGGCTTTTCTACTAAGCTTTCTAAAGCAAAGGTCTTGAAACTTACTTCTTATCATCTCAATATCACAAGCCATAGCCTCAATCCTCCGTTGTTTTATCCTAGAATCCTATCATATACCAACTCATTCTCTGTCTCAACCACAAGCTTTTTACAATCTCTTTTAACCCCTAAAGAAACCCCTTCAACCACTACCATAGCTTCAACTTCCAAAGGACCTTGCAAACCAACACTTTTCCCAACACCATCAATGAGTTTACCCTCACAGTCCTTTATTACCGGCTGTATACCAACTTGGATTTTACATCAAAGCCCCATCACAGTTAACTTTCAACCACTCCCCGTTTGACTTTTCTCAATACTCACATTCAACTCTTTCCTTAGACTGCTACTCATCTTTATTCATCTCAAGAAtcttaaaaactttcaaaaaaaaaaagcatgcaGAGCCCTTTGAACAACATTATTAAGTTGCGGTTGTTGCTGATGAAACACCATGTTACACCTTTCTTTCCAGATTGACCAACAAATACGGCTCACTAAAATCATAACTCTTCACCTCTCATCTTCATGTATTAGTACAAGCATCACAAGCTTGGACAATTAGAAAGACTCAGAAAACATGACGGATTTGAGTTTTCTAAGTGAGTCGATCACAATATCAAGATCCAAACAACTTAAGGGTTGAAttcaaaattttgttcaaaagCCTGTTTCAAGGAGTTCGAAGCAATTGCataagaagaatgaaaaaaggaaaattgagcttgaataaaaAAAGACATACTATCAATATTTTACAAGTCTAGCTGGATCAAGGCCTAAGTACAATGGGTTaaactttcattttttatttaagggtaaattgcaccaacaatcactcaactttgatGCAGCTGACAAAACAATCACTCAGGTTTCAAtctagtcactcaactttcagaAAATGACAAAACAGTTCTTTTAACCATTTTCTGTTTCAGATATAACGAAAAAGTGACATGGCAGTTGATGGATTCCTAGCTATCATTAATCGACCGGCTGGACGTTAAACACCAATTTAAACAACCCCTTTTATTACCAATTTAAGGTTTAGTtagtatttttatcaaaaaaaaaggtttaaggtttagtcagtattttataaaaaaaaggtttaggcagtagaagaagaaagaaaaagaagagaagaagaagaagaagagaaaaaaatagaaagcTGCACTAGTTTGGGGACCTGAATAATACCAATAATCCACTAGAATTTCTGGATTTGGCATAATGATGACTGAAGCTCCTCGAAGTTTTAAAGTTCCTTTGCCTTCCTTGACTAGGAGAGTCCCTTTCCAATAGTTGCTTTTTTTCAAGCTTGGATTTTGCTCCGCTTATATGAATAGATGAAAACTTGGGCAAAGTGGAGTTAAAAATGTGGGTTTGTGGGGGTTGGATTAGGACCCTAGTTGGCTCTAACTCAGTTGAAATAGTAAGGACACCGCAATGGGGATCAGCAATCTGACAGCTTAAGGTTGCAGCCAATGCAACAAGCATTAGAATGCTTGTCAAGGGTCTAAGTGACCTCGTCACAAGAATCACATTGAAGGGACGATAAATGGGGTTTGCTAGATATggccaaaataagaaaaaagtacAGATCTTGAATAAATTTGTATCGGATTCAGACCCATCTTTAGGTTCAGTAGATTTTGGCATCCCAAATAGAGAAGAGGGGTTTAAGCACAAAAAAGATGTCATTTCAGTATTGAATTTTAcatgaaatgaagaaaaaaaatcagaTCTTCCTCAAGAAAGgacaaataatttattatttttgaataaaaccCAGAAACAGAAAGAGGAAAAGATGAAATCTTAAAGTGAGAAATCTCACAACAAAGTGAAATGCAAATTGTAGATGAAAAATACCAATTGGTTTCTAACATGAAAAATACCAATTGGTTTCTAACCCTTAACCCTGTTAATCGATTTTTGAATCGATTTTTTAACCTTCAACCAATCTTGAACCCTAAAATTGATTTCTAACCCAACACCCTGGTTACTTATGTATTGTTATTGACCAAAATTAGAcagaaaaggtttttttttatgatttagtatTTCAAGAAGAAGTTTCTCTATGGGATAAAGTTTAACCTTGGAAAAATTAGTGAAGTATATATTTGGCTGTTCAAGTGTTGAGGGATAAAGTGTTGAGGGAGGTTGAAATTTATCCACAATAACAGCAACtaagggaagaagaagaagaatatagGGAAAAAAACCTTAACAATTTTACagtctctttttcttcttcttcttctgttattaggggtttttttttaatttcttcttaAATTGGGTGGGTTTCCACCGTGGACATATCCAACATGGCTAGTTAAGGCCACGTCACCTGTCCCGTTAGGTCTGTAACAAAAAATGTTAGTGGGTCAttgatttgtcacttttcgatAACGATAGTGACCAATTTGTCATTTTTCAAAAGTTAAGTGACTGAATTGAAACCTGAGTAACTGTTTTGGCAGCTGCACCAAAGTTGAGTGATTGTTGGTggaatttatcttttatttaataaaggCAGCTGACTAGCATGTGGCCCATTACAAATTtgaataacttttattttttctaatttttggcttatatttcaaaaaaaaacccttaagaaaatgcacaaaaaaaaaacacttatgcCTCTGTAATAAACTTGCACCCAATTAAGCTCATGTTGTtaactaaaataatcaattaagccccTTCGTTAATGGTTTCCATCATTGACCAAGTTGACCATTAAATTAAATTGACAGGTCAATCAGATGGTGGCATGTGACAGCTTttggtttaatctaatatttttcataaaatgattaaaaatatttaaaaaaataaaaaatcataaaatttattaaatatgaaaaaataaaaattgatataaacttataaaatttataaatattataaaaatataaaatttataatgaattataaaatcaataaaaaatatttaaaatatttagaattttataaaaaaacatattaaaattctataaaaatcacaaaaattattaaaagattataaaaagtattaaaattgatagaaacttataaaaactaaaaaaaatcataaaaacttaaaTTTGACAGGATTAGTCTATTGGACCGATTAGACTAAAATCGACAAGGCCACAAGGGTATCGGTTTAGAGAAAGCCATTAGATCAATTGACTTGAGAACCAAATGgttgaatattttttaatattttatttaattgaaatggatGGATCAGTCGAATTAGCAAATTGGTGGCATGATCGGTTCGACCACCGGTCTAGTTTTGAAAACATTGGTTAGAATGTTTCATTCTGACATATGCTAATAGTtggataataaaattttgatttgataaatatatttaaaaataaaaaaatcagttCAATCACTCGGTTCTTAGGTCAACCGGTCTAATGGCTTTCCTCGGATTGGTACCTTTTCCGATTTCGAGCTAATCAATCTaattcaagtttttatgattttttttataatttttataagtttatatcaattttaatatttttatatttttttaccatttttattattttttaagaattctaatacgtttttttaatatttaaaataagttttattaatttcattattttttttataatttattagaacttatttgaatttttatatttttattatatttataatattttatatttttataatattttatcattttaataaggttatataattttaatatttttatttttatttttaatatttaatttatttttttatttttttctacttttgtataatttttttatgatttttaatcatttttatgagaaaatattagattaaatcaGAAGCCACCACGTGTCACCATCTGATTGGTCCGTCGATTTATTTTAATCGTCAACGTGGTCATTGACAGAAACTGTTATCGGAGGGGCTTAATTGATTATTCTAGTTAACGGCAAGAGCTTAATTGGGTACGAATTTAATTCAAGagcttaattaaattttttttcatttccttaAGGGCTTTTGGCACATATAAGCTTTTAttttttctgtaacaccccagtTTTGGCGTGTTTGAAGGTTTGGCGAGTAGTCATAAAATCATCTGTTCGGTGAAGCGCTATCTGCCCAATTGTCTCTTCTGGCATATAAATTGAGCGTATAGAAATTGTCTAGTTTggaagtaaatatttattttggaatACTTTGCTATATGAAGaggaagaataaaaaaaaggtaattatGACTTGAGTTAGTGTCAAAGATATATTACGCCTTGTTTGCCTGAGTTGTTAAGTGATTCTGGTTGGGGATCAATTGGATGAACTGGTCTGATATTTATTATATTGgattttcatttatgtttctctTAGAAATCTGTAGACCATTATGTGGGACAAACTTTGAATTCAAGTGACACTTGTCGAACTTCAATGAGTTAAGGCTATATATGTAGGTGGAAAAGTTATTGAGAGGAGTTTTCCTTCTTCCTGAATATCCTGTTCTCTGGTTTCTCTACTGTGATTCAATGGTAATTTTTCCTCTGTAAATTGAAAGCTCAGAATTTGGATTTAATCAGTGGTTACTTCATCTTTGGGTAAGTATTATCATTTTGCATGTTAAATtctgaaagagtaaatttgtaagaGGTGCACGAACAATAAGATGTAAGTTTAAGACTTTGCATGGGAATTGACAGTGCTTGAAACAATGATAAGAGGTATATGAATAAGTTTTAATGGTGTCCTTATGCTCTGTAAGTAGTGTGGTGGTCGTTGTTGTTTCACGAGGGATGTTGAGATCTGAAGTTCAAGCTTCTATAGGTGAATGTCAGGTTGAGTTTCTACTCTGACTCTTGCATGTATACTATTCATACTGAAGTACATCTACATGAGAGTGATCAAACTATGAATGGAATCCTCGATATTATAATATGAATATGATACTTATACTACTATATGAATGAAGTTATGCTAAAATTGACTGAGTATGCTAAAATTGATTGAGTACATGAATGATTGCTGATGTTGGTATGTGTGTTCGATATGAGATCTTATGAGTCCAAATACGTGAAGAATTGTGTATTGAAATTATGATTAGGCTAAGAGATAAATTAGTCTACTTGAATGTGAGTTTCATTGGAAGTAtgataaatgatatgaaatgtgggGTCTGGGATGTGTCTGTGTTTGAAGAGTTTGTAAACTGAGTCGAGTCACTGCAGTTGTAATTGATGAAGTTCGTCGGGACAATAAACATGAATTATGatatgaaattctaaaggaaaaGTCCATTTCCATGACATACTTTGAATGGATCGCCTTTGTGGCGTACTCTGAATGGTTCACCTTAATGGCGTACTTTGTATGATTGCCTGTATGGTGTATTCTGAATGAAGGCTTTATGGCGTATTCCGTAATTCGTATGTTTGCATCTAAAGAGTATTCTGAGTATAGCCTGAGAACATAATCTGTTTGAATCCTTTTCGTGCTCTGTTCCATAAGTATGGAATAATGATGAACTGTAGTATGTTAAGTACAATATAAATTTGATTAGATGAGGAAAGTTGAAGTTAACTGGGAGAAATGGATCTGAAAGTACTTGTACAAGATAAAAAAGGATGTTTATAAACAATAATGAAAATTCATGTGTTAAAAAAGTATTCGTCATATCTGAATAAACTGGGTATAACCTTGGAATTATAGAATCTGAGTAGTTCTCATCCTTCGgtatatatcaatattttatattgGAAAATGTTTCATCGAATAATATCAAGTACTACGACTTAATTTAAATAGTAATAGATCGAGAATTGATGGTTTATAAGTTATAAAGTTACCCGCTAAACGAAAAAGTATTCGCCAAAGTTTCGTGTCTGTAAATAGACATTCTGAAATAAGTATATGTGAGAGGATATGTTCTATATGTATTGGACTATAAAAAGACCCTTGTTAGAATAATAGGCAAGGGAAGATTACGAAGATAAAGGAAAAtattatgattcaattcaaaagTTTAAGAGTTGATAAGAAGAAAAGTGTAATAATTGGCGTATAAGCATAATTTTAATTCTGTGAAGGTATTCGCCAAAGCAAGTGAACGAAGCAATTGAGTCGATTGTACAAATGATATTTCAGTTATTTAAATATTCATCAAGGTATATTGCTTCGATcctcactaagttctttgaaCTTACTTATATTGACTTTATGTTTCAAGTATAGTTGTTGGATACTCGCCTGTAGGGATGATGTTAGGATTACGCCAAGGAAGGGATGTAATGtaatattatgcatacagtgtTATTGTAGGAGGGTGTATTTGCCAATTAGTTGAGTTAAGAACGATTCATTCTGTATAATAACATTTATTTAAATACCTTattgttttgttaaaattttgtcCTGGAATATAATTTAAACTAGGATATGTTTGTAATATGGAGTTGTTCGCTAAAGTTTAGTGATATAGAAGTGTTATGTATGGTAGCACCCAAGATCCGGATCCGGTGAATCAGATCaggttgagggtgttacatttttattgtgTTGACtagaatattttattaataaagatTTTAATTGAATTGGTGTCATATATTAACTCGACACTAATTTAGGAATAATGACAACatcataataaataattttatttatttagtattcttaatctGATGTATTTATGTGTATAAGTttcgttttactcacaatttaatctattgtTTTCATTTTAACATTGTACATATTTcttatattattactaattagTTTCAAACCTATGTTTCattgtttattatatgttatttttaaacaaaccTCTATATTCTAAATAAGTTGTCTCCACATGCATATGTGATAAATTTTCTagtaaaaaaatggataaatctcaaaactatataAAATTTGGTCTAATGTGCAAATTTATACATGAAGTTTTGATTTGAAccaattctcacaaattattaaaacaatcattaatataacatcatttaaTGTCTATATATTGCACACATGTATAATTATAtttagggttaaatataaaattggtacttgaacttgtccACTTCTCCCAAATTGGTATTTATGGTTATTTTTGTCCCAAATTGATACCTGAATTTTTTTTGTCCACTGTATTGGTACTCGAGCCTAGCGTCATTACTTTTTTTGCTAGCCATTAGTGCGCCACCATGTGGACTGCTATTtgcaacttttttttcttttccattttccctcattttctttttatttttcttttctttttctctttttcctacCTTAGCCGCCCTGCTTACACACAGCTGCTAGGCCACCACCGGCCTCCTTCAGTGAGCTCTCCGACCAACAATGACAATTTGTTTATGTGATTACTAGATTTTTATTATCTTCTAACTACTATGAAGTATGAGCCATAAAAAATCCTATGTTTTTTTAAAGCCTGCCATTTAAgcttttttattatcattatttcttATAAAGCTAGAAATTGGAATTTTAAtgcgaaaaaaattaaattcttcaaaaaaaagcGTTAACTCCTTAGAAACTTATAAAGTAAGAAGATAAAAATCCAATGTAGCTACCTGCCTCTACCATTTTTTGTtctttctcataatttctcaggaaacaaacagaaaaaaaaatctaactacCCAGAAactgaaagaagagaaaaaaggtGAATGTGAAAATCCAAAAAAGAAGATGAATCCAAGACTTTGAAATATAAAATAGAGATAAATCCAGAATCTAGAAGCTAAAAAGAAAGCAATCTAAAAAAAACCATATTTTTGTTCTGTCATATTTTCTcaagaaacaaacagaaaaaatCCAACTACCCAGAATCTTTATTAACTGTTGGGTTTTAATAACGAGTTCTTCGTTTCTAGTCTATTAGGTAATTCGGATCTTTGTAACCCGAATTTGAACTTGCTTCCTCCATGTCCAAGAATCAAACCCAGTACCTTCTACGTTGAATAAAGAAGTAGCACCAATAGTAGCTGTAACAGGCCCAAATTCGCCCGGCCCAAATcaaataagtaaacaataaataaaaccaaattaaaatgtCCAAACAGTCCAACTAATAGAAgcccaaattaaaattaagtgcCTAGCCCAATAAATCAAATCAACATTACAAGCCCAGAATCAGGCCCAATATTCAATagcccaaaaacaaagaaaaacctaaaccctaaacaagTCTTTAGGACGAGCCTCAGCCGCCGCAGCTCGAGCCACTCCCTACGCGCGCAACTCCTCCGCTCGTGCCAAACCTCCACGTCCGCACCTCTGCTCTCCGTACCTGCAAGAGACTCACAAAGCGCAGCAGAAAACAAACCACAAAACGAAAAGAGGCAGAAATCGACAGAGAAAAgcagaaaataagaaaataagagaaaaa contains:
- the LOC107921154 gene encoding organelle RRM domain-containing protein 1, chloroplastic, giving the protein MKCSSMWPTTLTLSYPSPISLKYRFHKSFNLSLRASLFNYPLASRIFVRNLPYSTKESSLQKEFENFGQIAEVSIAKDDFTKRSKGYAFIQYTSQNDALLAVENMDQQVFDGRMIYVEIAKPGKDRFRGYPKTSGPPTTKQQLQQSNDVADCWY